The Spiribacter roseus genome includes the window GCAGTGACCCGGCCAAACCGGCGCTCCCGGCGAGCGAACCAGTCGAACGCAGCGCCCAGGGCGTCATCGTCAAAGTCCGGCCAGAGCACCGGGGTGAAGTAGAGCTCGGTGTAGGCCATCTGCCAGAGCAGGAAATTGCTGATGCGCTGCTCGCCGCCGGTGCGAATGAAAAGATCCGGCGCTGGCAGCGCGTTCAGGCAGGTCTGCCCGCTCAGGGCATCGGCATCGATGGACTCGGGCGTGCGCTCTCCGGCGGCCACTTCCTCAGCGAGGCGGCGTGCCGCCTGGGCAATGTCCCAGCGCCCGCCATAACTGGCGGCGATATTGAGCTGCATACGGGTTTCGTCGGCCGTCAGTGCCTCGGCGGCTTCACAGCGCGCCTGAAGCGCCCGCGACAGACGGTCACGGTCGCCCACCACGTTCAGGCGGATGCCATTGCGCTGCAGGCGCTGGGCTTCACGATCCAGCACCCGCATGAACAGCGACATGAGCATGCTCACCTCGGCGGCCGGGCGCTGCCAGTTCTCGCTGCTGAAGGCGAACAGGGTCAGTGCTTCAACGCCGGCCCGGGCACAGTACTCCACCGTACGGCGGACCGCCTCGGCACCGGCGCGGTGACCATGGTGGCGGGGCTCGCCGCGCTCGGCGGCCCAGCGCCCATTGCCGTCCATAATGACTGCGACATGTCGCGGGACGACATCGTGAGGCGGCGTTTGCTCGGTCGTCATAGGCCCAATGACCCTAGACGGCCATCAGCTCTTCTTCCTTGGCCGAAAGCATCTCGTCAATGGTCTTGACATGCCGATCGGTGAGCTTCTGGATGCGATCCTCGGCCTGCTTCTCCTCGTCCTCGGTAATGTCCTTGTCCTTGAGAAGCTGCTTGAGATCGCCGTTGGCATCACGACGGATGTTGCGGATGGCGACCTTGGCCTGTTCGCCCTCGCCGCGCACCACCTTGACCAGATCCTTGCGCCGTTCCTCGGTCAGCGGCGGCAGCGGTATGCGGATGGTCAATCCCGCGGAGTTGGGCATGAGCCCGAGGTTGGACTCCATGATGGCCTTTTCGATGGGCCCCACCATGCTCTTCTCGAAGGGCGTCACCGTCAGCGTCCGCGCGTCGCCCACCGCCACCGAGGCCGCCTGATTGAGCGGGACTTCGGTGCCGTAGTAGCTCACCGTGATCTGGTCGAGCAGGCTGGTGTTCGCCCGTCCGGTGCGGATTTTCTGGAGATCGTTGCGCAGGCTCTCGACGCTTTTATCCATGCGCTGGCCGGCGTCTTTTTCGATGTCCTCGATCATTCGATTACCCTCGCTCGACCCGCGTGCCGACCGCTTCGCCTTCAACGATGCTTGCCAGTGCGCCGGGCCGGTTAATGTCGAATACGATGATAGGCATGTTCTGGTCACGGCACATCACGATCGCGGTCGCATCCATCACGGACAGACGTTCGTCGAGCACGCGGTCGTAGGTGAGACGCTCGTAGCGGAAGGCTGACTCGTCGGTCATCGGATCCGAGGAGTAGACCCCGTCCACCTTGGTGGCCTTGAGCATCAGGTCGGCCCCGATCTCCACCGCCCGGAGGCTCGCCGCCGAATCAGTGGTGAAAAACGGATTCCCGGTGCCCGCGGCCAGGATGACCACCCGGCCTTTTTCGAGATGGCGGATGGCCCGGCGGCGGATGTAGTCCTCGCAGACCTGATTGATCTTGACCGCCGACATCACCCGCGTAAAAACGCCCTCATGTTCGAGGGCGTCCTGCATGGCGAGTCCGTTCATGACGGTGGCGAGCATGCCCATGTGATCGGCGCTCACCCGGTCCATGCCCGAGGCGGCGAGACCCGCCCCACGAAAGATGTTGCCCCCGCCGATCACCAGCGCCACCTCGACGCCACGATCGATCAGGGCATGGACCTCGGCGGCGAGACGGCGCAGCACCACCGGGTCGATGCCGTACTCGGCATTGCCGAGCAGTGCCTCGCCACTGAGCTTGAGCAGGATGCGTTTATAGACGGGATCTGCCATCGAACGACTCCTCAGGTGCCCTGAATCGTCGCGGCCACCTCTTCGGCGAAGTTCTCCTGCTTTTTCTCGATGCCCTCTCCCACCTCGAGGCGGGTGAAGTTGATCACTCGGGCGCCTTTGGCCTCGAGCAGGGCCTCGACGGTCTGATCCGGATCCTTCACGAAGGGCTGACCCAGCAGCGTGATCTCCGCCAGCCACTTGCGCAGACGGCCCTCGACCATTTTATCGATGATCTCCGGCGGCTTGCCCGATGCCTCGGCCTGCGCGACGAGCACTTCGCGCTCGCTGGCGGCGCGCTCCTCGGGGACATCGTCGACGCTGACGCAGACCGGCCGGCTGGCGGCGATGTGCATGCACAGATCCCGCCCGAGTGCCTCGTCACCGCCTTCGATCTCGATGAGCACGCCGATGCGGCTGCCATGCAGGTAGTGATGGACCTGCGCCGCGTCGTTCGCGTAGCGCTGGAACCGCCGGACCTGGATGTTCTCGCCGATCCGGGCCACCAGCTCTTTCTGCGCCAGCTCGACGGACTCGCCCCCGGCGTTGAACGGCAGCGCCATCAACGCTTCAAGGTCGGCCGGGTCATCGGCCAGAATCCGCTCGACCACCTGCGCGGCGAAGGCCTTGAAGTCGTCGCCGTTGGCGACGAAATCGGTTTCGCTGTTGATCTCGACGATGGCGCCGCTGTGGCCGTCGTCGGCGATCTTCGCGACGACCGCCCCATCCGCGGCCACGCGGTCGGCTTTCTTGTCGGCCTTGGCCAGGCCGCGCTTACGCATGTGCTCGACCGCGGCCTCCATGTCGCCGTCGGTCTCCACCAGCGCTTTCTTGCACTCCATCATGCCGGCGCCGGTACGCTCACGCAGATCCTTGACCTGTTGTGCGCTAATTGCCATTCGATGCTTCCTCTGTCCGTGTCAGATTAACCGGCGGTCTGCTCGCCGCTGGTGTCGGTTTCGTCATTGGCCGGCTCCTCGGCCGCCGCCGGCTCCCCCGGCAGCTCGACGAACTCGTCGTCGCCGGCCGGCGCCTGGGCAGTGCTCATGCGCGCATCAAGGATGGCGTCCGAGATCCCCCGCAGGTACAGACGAATGGCACGGATGGCGTCGTCGTTGCCGGGCACGACGTAGTCGACCTCACGCGGGCTGTTGTTGGTGTCCACGACAGCCACCACCGGAATGCCGAGCTTGCGCGCTTCCTGGATGGCGATCTTCTCGTAACCGACGTCAATCACGAACAGCGCGTCCGGCAGTGACTCCATGTTGACGATGCCGCCGAACGAGCGCTCGAGCTTGTCCATCTCACGCTGCAGGGAGAGGACCTCGCGCTTGCCAAGCTTTTCGAAGGTGCCATCGGTCTTCTGCTGCTGCAGCTCCTTGAACCGGCGGATCGAGCGCTTGACCGTGCGGAAGTTGGTCAGCATGCCGCCCAGCCAGCGGTGGTTGACGTAGGGCATGCCGCAGCGCTCGGCCTCTTCGCGGACCGCGTCCTGCGCGGCACGCTTGGTGCCCACGAACAGGATGCGCCCGCCGTTGGCGGCGAGCTTGCCGACGTAGTTCACGGCATCCTCGTAGAGCGGCAGGCTCTTTTCGAGGTTGACGATATGAATCTTGTTGCGGTGGCCGAAGATATAGGGAGCCATTTTCGGATCCCAGTACCGCGTCTGGTGGCCGAAATGCACGCCGGCCTCCAGCATCTGGCGCATGGTCACTTTCGCCATGTCTGTAAACTCCTTGTGGTGGGTTGAGCCTCCATGCACCCGCAACTGACAACCTCGAGGGCACCCAGCCAGTCGTGTCGGTACATGTGTGGTTTATGGATTGAATTGCCCAAATGGCGCGGCATTTATACCATAGGCGGCTCACAGCGACAATTTGAAAGCCCTCATGACCATCACCACCAAGTCTGCCGCCGAGATCGAGAAGATGCGCGAGGCCGGTGCCCGCGCCGCCGCGGTGCTCGACATGATCGCCGAGCATGTGCGGCCCGGCGTGACCACCGCCGAACTCGATCGGCTCTGCCACGAGAAAATCGACGCCATGGGAGACATCCCGGCGCCGCTCAACTACCGCGGTTTTCCGAAAGCCACCTGCATCTCGGTCAATCACGTGATCTGCCATGGCATTCCCGGCAGCAAGATGCTCAAGCGCGGCGACATCCTCAACATCGACGTCACGGTGATCCACGACGGCTGGCACGGCGATACCAGCCGGATGTACTTTGCCGGTGATCCGGGGGTCCAGGCCCGCCGCGTCAGCCGGGTGGCCTTCGATGCGCTCCATGCCGGCATCGATCAGGTCCGACCGGGCGCGCGGCTGGGGGACATCGGCCACGCCATCCAGACCCTCGCCGAGGCTGAAGGCTGCTCGGTGGTCCGCGAGTACTGTGGTCACGGCATCGGGCGTGGCTTTCACGAAGACCCGCAGGTGCTGCATCACGGCCAGCCCGGCACCGGCGAGGTCCTCAAGCCAGGCATGACCTTCACCATCGAGCCGATGATTAATGCCGGGCGCGCCGAGACACGCCTGCTCGGCGATCAGTGGACGGTGGTCACCAAGGACCACAGCCTTTCCGCCCAATGGGAGCACACCGTCGCCGTCACGGATGGGGGCGTCGATATCCTGACCCTCAGCGGCAATCACTGACATGGTCGCGGTGACCGCGACCGATGCCGGTCCTGCGCCGGTGGTTGACCGGCAGCTGCTCGACCTTGACGCCCTTGATCGGGCACTGGCCGGCGGCGACGACATCACACCGATCCTGCAGGGCGCGCTGCGTGACGCCGACGAAACCCTCAGCGCCCGGTTCCTGGACGGCGAGCCGGCGCTCAAGCTGGTTCCCCTGCGCGCTGCGGTGATGGATGCGGTGGTCACGCGGGCATGGGCGCTGTGCCTGGGGGATCTGGCCGGTGCGGCCTGTCTGGTGGCCGTGGGGGGTTACGGCCGCGGAGAACTGCATCCCGGTTCGGACACGGATCTGATGATCATCATCCCCACGCCGCTGCCCGGCCCGCTCGAGGCGCGATTGAGCGACCTGGTCACCCGGCTCTGGGACATCGGCCTCGAGGTCGGCCACAGCGTGCGCAGCGTGGAAGACTGTGTGACCCAGGCCGAAGCGGATATCACCGTGGCCACCAATCTGATGGAGGCCCGGCCGCTTGCCGGCGACCGGTCGCTGTTCGCGGCGATGGAAGCCGCCACCAGCCCCTACCACATCTGGTCGGGACCGGCTTTTTTTGAAGCCAAGCGGGCCGAACAACAGCGCCGCCACGAGCGCTACGACGACACGGCCTACAACCTGGAGCCCAACCTCAAGGAGGGCCCCGGCGGGCTGCGCGACATCCACATGATCGGCTGGGTGGCGAAGCGGCACTTCAATGCCGGTGCGCTGAGTGATCTGGTCGACCTGGGA containing:
- the uppS gene encoding polyprenyl diphosphate synthase, with protein sequence MDGNGRWAAERGEPRHHGHRAGAEAVRRTVEYCARAGVEALTLFAFSSENWQRPAAEVSMLMSLFMRVLDREAQRLQRNGIRLNVVGDRDRLSRALQARCEAAEALTADETRMQLNIAASYGGRWDIAQAARRLAEEVAAGERTPESIDADALSGQTCLNALPAPDLFIRTGGEQRISNFLLWQMAYTELYFTPVLWPDFDDDALGAAFDWFARRERRFGRVTAPAGDGGTGDA
- the frr gene encoding ribosome recycling factor, with amino-acid sequence MIEDIEKDAGQRMDKSVESLRNDLQKIRTGRANTSLLDQITVSYYGTEVPLNQAASVAVGDARTLTVTPFEKSMVGPIEKAIMESNLGLMPNSAGLTIRIPLPPLTEERRKDLVKVVRGEGEQAKVAIRNIRRDANGDLKQLLKDKDITEDEEKQAEDRIQKLTDRHVKTIDEMLSAKEEELMAV
- the pyrH gene encoding UMP kinase; its protein translation is MADPVYKRILLKLSGEALLGNAEYGIDPVVLRRLAAEVHALIDRGVEVALVIGGGNIFRGAGLAASGMDRVSADHMGMLATVMNGLAMQDALEHEGVFTRVMSAVKINQVCEDYIRRRAIRHLEKGRVVILAAGTGNPFFTTDSAASLRAVEIGADLMLKATKVDGVYSSDPMTDESAFRYERLTYDRVLDERLSVMDATAIVMCRDQNMPIIVFDINRPGALASIVEGEAVGTRVERG
- the tsf gene encoding translation elongation factor Ts, producing the protein MAISAQQVKDLRERTGAGMMECKKALVETDGDMEAAVEHMRKRGLAKADKKADRVAADGAVVAKIADDGHSGAIVEINSETDFVANGDDFKAFAAQVVERILADDPADLEALMALPFNAGGESVELAQKELVARIGENIQVRRFQRYANDAAQVHHYLHGSRIGVLIEIEGGDEALGRDLCMHIAASRPVCVSVDDVPEERAASEREVLVAQAEASGKPPEIIDKMVEGRLRKWLAEITLLGQPFVKDPDQTVEALLEAKGARVINFTRLEVGEGIEKKQENFAEEVAATIQGT
- the rpsB gene encoding 30S ribosomal protein S2, producing MAKVTMRQMLEAGVHFGHQTRYWDPKMAPYIFGHRNKIHIVNLEKSLPLYEDAVNYVGKLAANGGRILFVGTKRAAQDAVREEAERCGMPYVNHRWLGGMLTNFRTVKRSIRRFKELQQQKTDGTFEKLGKREVLSLQREMDKLERSFGGIVNMESLPDALFVIDVGYEKIAIQEARKLGIPVVAVVDTNNSPREVDYVVPGNDDAIRAIRLYLRGISDAILDARMSTAQAPAGDDEFVELPGEPAAAEEPANDETDTSGEQTAG
- the map gene encoding type I methionyl aminopeptidase, which encodes MTITTKSAAEIEKMREAGARAAAVLDMIAEHVRPGVTTAELDRLCHEKIDAMGDIPAPLNYRGFPKATCISVNHVICHGIPGSKMLKRGDILNIDVTVIHDGWHGDTSRMYFAGDPGVQARRVSRVAFDALHAGIDQVRPGARLGDIGHAIQTLAEAEGCSVVREYCGHGIGRGFHEDPQVLHHGQPGTGEVLKPGMTFTIEPMINAGRAETRLLGDQWTVVTKDHSLSAQWEHTVAVTDGGVDILTLSGNH